The following coding sequences are from one Haemophilus haemolyticus window:
- a CDS encoding BCCT family transporter, protein MSLFQFMTKRTSFNPLVIGVTLFFVLLLMAMILIVPAQTQALLNQAKTSIFANFSWFYVLTFSVFLGFLLILSVSSLGNIKLGQDEEEPEFSFLSWLAMLFAAGMGVGLMFFGVAEPLTHYLSDITTGSAEHKQQEALLHTLFHWGIHAWAVYGTIALALAYFGFRYKLPLALRSCFYPLLKERINGKIGDAIDVMALLATLFGIITTLGFGSSQLGAGLEQIGWISQNSFALQVGVIVVVMCLAVFSAISGVGKGVKILSEINLTLAFCLLLFVLIAGPTLYLLSAFSDNIGNYFSNLVQLSFKTYAYEQEHTSWFSGWTILYWAWWCSWAPFVGLFIARISKGRTIREFIFGVLVIPSLFGILWFTVFGNTAVWLNDGIAAGSLGEFISSPEILLFKFLNYLPLPTITGFVSLLVISLFFITSADSGIYVLNNIASRDKSLASPAWQAIMWGTLMSVVAIVLMQSGGLANLQTMTLIVALPFALLMLVMCFSLWKGLIADKKYFSTKVNPTSIFWSGDKWKSHLEQMMNQTQEKDILRFLKNTALPAMRELRQELTGKYNLSVEINTLFEQEEPALELVIHKESMRDFMYGIKSVGREVSEQLINDENLPHIQHSVTYEPYTYFFDGRVGYDVQYMDQDELIADMLKQYERYLSLLDDVGQELMAHEQTELAE, encoded by the coding sequence TTGTCTTTATTTCAATTTATGACAAAGCGAACGTCATTTAATCCTTTGGTAATTGGCGTTACATTATTTTTTGTGTTGTTACTTATGGCGATGATTTTAATTGTTCCAGCACAAACTCAAGCATTATTGAATCAAGCTAAAACTAGCATTTTTGCCAATTTTAGTTGGTTTTATGTTCTCACTTTTTCAGTGTTTTTAGGATTTTTATTAATTTTATCAGTAAGTAGTCTTGGCAATATAAAACTAGGGCAGGACGAAGAAGAACCTGAATTTAGTTTCTTATCTTGGCTTGCGATGTTATTTGCCGCTGGAATGGGAGTTGGGCTGATGTTTTTTGGCGTAGCAGAACCATTAACCCATTATCTTTCTGACATTACAACAGGTTCAGCTGAACATAAACAACAAGAGGCTTTACTTCACACCCTGTTCCACTGGGGCATTCACGCTTGGGCAGTATATGGCACCATTGCTTTAGCATTAGCTTATTTTGGGTTTCGTTATAAATTGCCTTTAGCATTGCGCTCTTGTTTTTATCCTTTATTAAAAGAGCGTATTAATGGCAAAATCGGCGATGCGATTGATGTTATGGCGTTACTTGCTACGTTATTTGGGATTATTACTACATTAGGTTTCGGTTCATCACAGCTTGGTGCAGGGCTTGAACAAATAGGTTGGATAAGTCAGAACAGCTTTGCTTTACAAGTTGGCGTTATTGTTGTGGTAATGTGTTTAGCGGTGTTTTCTGCCATTTCTGGTGTTGGAAAAGGCGTAAAAATATTAAGTGAAATTAACTTAACTTTAGCATTTTGTTTACTTCTTTTTGTTTTAATTGCAGGCCCTACGTTATACCTTTTATCTGCATTTAGCGACAACATTGGTAATTATTTTAGTAATTTAGTGCAACTCAGCTTTAAAACTTATGCTTATGAGCAAGAACACACAAGTTGGTTTAGTGGATGGACGATTCTTTATTGGGCATGGTGGTGTTCTTGGGCTCCGTTTGTTGGCTTATTTATCGCTAGAATTTCCAAAGGACGAACTATTCGTGAATTTATTTTTGGCGTATTAGTTATTCCAAGTTTATTTGGTATTTTATGGTTTACTGTTTTTGGTAATACAGCAGTATGGCTGAATGATGGTATTGCTGCAGGTAGTCTTGGGGAATTTATTTCTTCACCAGAGATCTTGTTATTTAAATTTTTAAATTATTTGCCTTTGCCAACAATAACTGGCTTTGTGAGTTTATTAGTGATTTCATTGTTTTTTATCACTTCGGCAGATTCAGGTATTTATGTGTTAAATAACATTGCATCTCGAGATAAAAGTTTAGCTTCGCCTGCATGGCAAGCGATAATGTGGGGAACTTTGATGTCAGTTGTTGCAATTGTACTTATGCAATCTGGTGGACTTGCTAATTTGCAAACAATGACATTAATTGTTGCCTTGCCTTTTGCTTTATTGATGTTGGTAATGTGTTTTAGTTTATGGAAAGGCTTAATTGCGGATAAAAAATATTTTTCTACTAAAGTCAATCCAACTAGTATTTTCTGGAGCGGCGATAAATGGAAATCACATTTAGAGCAAATGATGAACCAAACGCAAGAGAAAGATATTTTACGTTTCCTTAAAAATACGGCGTTACCCGCTATGCGAGAATTACGTCAAGAATTAACAGGAAAATATAATTTAAGTGTAGAAATCAACACATTATTTGAGCAAGAAGAGCCAGCTTTGGAATTGGTAATTCATAAAGAATCAATGCGAGATTTTATGTATGGTATTAAATCTGTTGGGCGAGAAGTGTCAGAGCAATTAATTAATGATGAAAATCTACCGCACATTCAGCATAGTGTTACTTACGAGCCTTACACTTATTTCTTTGATGGACGAGTCGGTTACGATGTTCAATATATGGATCAAGATGAATTGATTGCCGATATGTTGAAACAATATGAACGTTATCTAAGTTTGCTTGATGATGTGGGTCAGGAACTGATGGCACACGAGCAAACCGAACTAGCAGAGTAA
- a CDS encoding leucyl aminopeptidase — MKYQAKNTALSQTTDCIVLGVYENNEFSKSFNEIDQLTQGYLNDLVKSGELTGKLAQTILLRDLQGLAAKRVLIVGCGKKGELTERQYKQIIQAVLKTLKETNTREVVSYLTEIELKDRDLYWNIRFAIETIEHTNYQFDHFKSQKAETSVLESFIFNTDCEQAQQAIAHANAISSGIKAARDIANMPPNICNPAYLAEQAKNLAENSTALSLKVVDEEEMAKLGMNAYLAVSKGSENRAYMSVLTFNNAPDKNAKPIVLVGKGLTFDAGGISLKPAADMDEMKYDMCGAASVFGTMKAIAELNLPLNVIGVLAGCENLPDGNAYRPGDILSTMNGLTVEVLNTDAEGRLVLCDALTYVERFEPELVIDVATLTGACVVALGQHNSGLVSTDNDLANALLQAATETTDKAWRLPLSEEYQEQLKSPFADLANIGGRWGGAITAGAFLSNFTKKYRWAHLDIAGTAWLQGANKGATGRPVSLLTQFLINQVK, encoded by the coding sequence ATGAAATATCAAGCAAAAAATACCGCACTTTCTCAAACCACTGATTGCATTGTTTTAGGCGTCTATGAAAATAATGAATTTTCAAAAAGTTTTAATGAAATCGATCAATTAACCCAAGGCTATTTAAACGATTTAGTGAAATCAGGTGAGCTAACTGGCAAATTAGCCCAAACTATTTTACTTCGAGATCTTCAAGGTCTGGCTGCCAAACGCGTGTTAATCGTTGGCTGTGGCAAAAAAGGAGAGCTCACCGAGCGTCAATATAAACAAATCATCCAAGCTGTATTAAAAACACTAAAAGAAACCAACACGCGTGAAGTTGTTTCTTATTTAACTGAAATTGAATTAAAAGATCGCGATCTTTATTGGAATATCCGCTTTGCCATTGAAACGATTGAACACACTAATTATCAATTTGATCATTTCAAATCTCAAAAAGCGGAAACCTCTGTTTTAGAATCGTTCATCTTTAATACGGATTGTGAGCAAGCACAACAGGCTATTGCTCATGCCAATGCGATTAGCTCAGGTATAAAAGCAGCACGCGACATCGCAAATATGCCACCAAATATCTGCAACCCCGCTTATCTTGCTGAACAAGCAAAAAATTTAGCAGAAAATTCTACCGCACTTTCTTTGAAAGTTGTGGATGAAGAAGAAATGGCAAAACTTGGAATGAATGCTTATCTTGCCGTCTCAAAAGGCTCTGAAAACAGAGCTTATATGTCTGTTTTAACATTCAATAATGCACCAGATAAAAATGCCAAACCAATTGTACTTGTCGGCAAAGGATTAACCTTTGATGCAGGCGGTATTTCACTTAAACCTGCTGCTGACATGGATGAAATGAAATATGACATGTGTGGTGCAGCTTCTGTCTTCGGCACAATGAAAGCCATTGCAGAGTTGAATTTGCCATTAAATGTTATTGGTGTTTTAGCTGGTTGTGAAAATCTGCCTGATGGCAATGCCTATCGCCCAGGTGATATTCTCTCTACTATGAACGGTTTAACCGTAGAAGTGCTGAATACCGATGCAGAAGGTCGCTTAGTCCTTTGTGATGCCCTTACTTATGTTGAACGTTTTGAACCTGAGCTTGTTATTGATGTTGCAACCTTGACGGGGGCTTGTGTGGTTGCCCTTGGGCAACACAATAGCGGCTTAGTTTCTACAGATAACGATCTTGCCAATGCACTACTCCAAGCGGCAACAGAAACCACAGACAAAGCGTGGCGTTTACCATTAAGCGAAGAATATCAAGAGCAACTGAAATCACCTTTCGCCGATCTTGCCAACATTGGCGGGCGCTGGGGTGGCGCAATTACTGCTGGTGCATTTTTGTCTAACTTCACGAAAAAATATCGCTGGGCACATTTAGACATTGCAGGTACAGCGTGGTTACAAGGCGCAAATAAAGGCGCAACTGGTCGCCCTGTTTCGCTATTAACCCAATTTTTGATTAATCAGGTTAAATAA
- the lptF gene encoding LPS export ABC transporter permease LptF, producing the protein MILIRYLTKEVFKSQVAILFILLLIFFSQQLVRVLGSAANGKVPADLVFSLLGLGMPAMAQLMLPLCLFIAILLTFGRLYAESEITVMRACGVGQRVLVRVALMLSLITAGLAAYNVLWLSPWSIQKQAAIVEDAKANPTMGALASGQFIATNNNNFVLFIDSIKGNQINDVYLFQTAPKGQTKPSVVTAEKGELKALPNGDQILNLQNTQRVEGTSVLPDFRITHFDEYQAYLGHQETENTNDEVAELTLSQLIGLDSPSAKSELHWRITLILAVPLMALIAVPLSRVNPRQGRFAKILPALLLYLIYFLLQSSFKSAGAAGKLDAAIFMPLVNIGFLLLGIVLNGWDSAAMYKFRHLFSRKG; encoded by the coding sequence ATGATTTTAATTCGATATTTAACGAAAGAAGTATTTAAGAGCCAAGTCGCCATTTTGTTCATTTTATTGCTGATTTTTTTCTCTCAGCAGTTAGTGCGCGTACTTGGATCTGCGGCTAATGGTAAAGTGCCAGCTGATTTGGTATTTTCCTTGCTTGGGCTAGGCATGCCTGCTATGGCGCAATTAATGTTGCCATTATGTTTGTTTATTGCGATTTTACTCACTTTTGGTCGTCTTTATGCGGAAAGTGAAATAACGGTGATGCGTGCTTGTGGTGTCGGACAGCGTGTTTTAGTGCGTGTGGCGTTAATGCTTTCATTGATTACTGCGGGACTTGCTGCTTATAACGTCTTGTGGCTTTCGCCTTGGTCAATTCAAAAACAAGCTGCAATTGTGGAAGATGCCAAAGCGAATCCAACAATGGGGGCGCTTGCTTCTGGTCAGTTTATAGCAACGAATAACAACAATTTTGTTTTATTTATTGATAGTATCAAGGGAAATCAAATCAATGACGTGTATTTGTTCCAAACTGCACCAAAAGGACAAACGAAACCATCCGTCGTGACTGCTGAAAAAGGCGAATTAAAAGCGTTGCCAAATGGCGATCAAATTCTGAATTTACAAAATACGCAACGAGTTGAAGGCACGTCTGTTTTGCCTGATTTCCGCATTACGCATTTTGATGAATATCAAGCCTATTTAGGTCATCAGGAAACAGAAAATACGAATGATGAAGTAGCGGAATTAACGTTATCGCAACTTATAGGTTTAGATTCTCCTTCTGCGAAATCCGAATTGCATTGGCGTATTACATTAATCCTTGCTGTTCCACTCATGGCGTTAATTGCTGTGCCATTAAGTCGTGTAAATCCTCGACAAGGTCGATTTGCCAAAATTTTACCCGCACTTTTACTTTATTTAATTTATTTCTTATTACAAAGCTCCTTTAAATCTGCGGGGGCAGCAGGAAAATTAGATGCGGCTATTTTTATGCCTCTTGTTAATATTGGCTTTTTGTTGCTTGGTATCGTGTTAAACGGTTGGGATAGCGCTGCGATGTATAAATTCCGCCATTTATTCAGTAGAAAAGGATAA
- the lptG gene encoding LPS export ABC transporter permease LptG, with translation MMNTLDRYIGKSILGSIFATLLTLVGLSAIIKFVEQFRSVGKGTYDIWQAVAFTGLTIPKDIETFFPMAALLGALMALGNLASRSELVVMQAAGFSRFKIGMAVMKTALPLVLLTMVIGEWGIPQTEQFARDMRARALSGGSMLSVKNGVWAKDGNHFVFVRRVMDDTKLNDIYIYTFDQHRNLTELKHANQASYSEDESKWTLRQVNHSMINKDEITTSNRLSEKWETNLTPDKLGAVSLRPTSLSISGLYNYISFLRETGQDVSRFELTFWRKIFQPVSVGVMMLLALSFIFGSLRSVTAGARIVTGICFGFLFYVVNEIFGQMSVVYNIPAVFGAIMPSLLFIVMIWWLLSRKRD, from the coding sequence ATGATGAATACCCTTGATCGTTATATTGGAAAAAGTATTCTTGGCTCGATTTTTGCTACTTTGCTTACATTGGTTGGGCTCTCTGCCATTATCAAATTTGTGGAACAATTTCGTAGTGTGGGTAAAGGTACTTATGATATTTGGCAAGCGGTGGCTTTTACTGGATTAACCATTCCAAAAGATATTGAAACTTTCTTTCCTATGGCTGCATTGCTTGGTGCGCTAATGGCTTTAGGTAATCTTGCGAGTCGAAGTGAACTCGTTGTGATGCAAGCCGCAGGGTTTTCTCGTTTTAAAATTGGTATGGCAGTGATGAAAACCGCATTACCACTAGTGTTGTTAACCATGGTGATTGGTGAGTGGGGGATTCCGCAAACAGAACAGTTCGCACGTGATATGCGTGCTCGAGCGCTTTCTGGTGGCTCTATGCTTTCAGTAAAAAATGGTGTCTGGGCAAAAGATGGTAATCATTTTGTGTTTGTTCGACGTGTTATGGATGATACAAAATTAAACGATATTTATATTTATACTTTTGATCAACATCGTAATTTGACGGAATTGAAACATGCTAACCAAGCAAGTTATTCGGAAGATGAAAGTAAATGGACCTTACGTCAAGTGAACCATTCTATGATTAATAAAGATGAAATCACGACAAGTAATCGCTTATCGGAAAAATGGGAAACAAATTTAACGCCAGATAAATTAGGCGCTGTTTCTTTACGTCCCACATCACTGTCTATTTCAGGTTTGTATAATTACATTTCATTTTTACGTGAAACAGGTCAGGATGTGAGTCGCTTTGAACTTACATTCTGGCGAAAAATTTTCCAACCTGTGTCTGTTGGTGTGATGATGTTATTGGCATTATCTTTTATTTTTGGATCACTACGCAGTGTGACGGCAGGAGCTAGAATTGTAACTGGCATCTGTTTTGGCTTTTTGTTCTATGTCGTAAATGAAATTTTCGGGCAAATGAGCGTTGTTTATAATATACCTGCTGTTTTCGGTGCGATAATGCCAAGTTTGCTATTTATTGTGATGATTTGGTGGTTGCTGAGTCGGAAACGGGATTAA
- a CDS encoding patatin-like phospholipase family protein — MKIGLVLEGGAMRGMYTAGVLDTFLDKDFWVDGIISVSAGALFGVNYPSRQKGRAIRYNKKFISDNRYISFKSLVSTGNIVNKDFAFYEVPFKYDVFDNKTFKESDIDFYVAVTNLQTAQAEYVKLTDPLAQMEVLRATSAMPYVSRPVEIDGIPYLDGAIADSIPMEQMKKLGYDKIIVILTRTLDYRKSKPMTWIAKWFYRRYPHFADAVNERYAMYNRQVENVIKLAEKGDIFVIRPSVDLKIKRIEKDPNKLQAMYELGIKDMQLQWKNLLDYLNR, encoded by the coding sequence ATGAAAATTGGCTTAGTATTAGAAGGTGGGGCGATGCGAGGCATGTACACGGCGGGTGTACTAGATACCTTCTTAGATAAAGATTTTTGGGTGGATGGTATCATTTCTGTTTCTGCAGGTGCATTGTTTGGTGTTAATTATCCTTCTCGGCAAAAAGGACGTGCAATTCGTTATAACAAGAAATTTATATCAGATAATCGTTATATCAGTTTTAAAAGTTTGGTGAGCACAGGCAATATCGTGAATAAAGATTTTGCTTTTTATGAAGTACCTTTCAAATATGATGTGTTTGATAATAAAACGTTTAAAGAATCAGATATCGATTTTTATGTGGCTGTGACTAATTTACAAACCGCCCAAGCGGAATATGTCAAATTAACAGATCCTTTGGCACAAATGGAGGTATTGCGAGCTACTTCCGCTATGCCTTATGTTTCTCGTCCTGTTGAGATAGACGGAATTCCTTATTTGGATGGTGCCATTGCGGATTCTATTCCTATGGAACAAATGAAGAAGTTAGGATACGATAAAATTATTGTTATTCTTACCCGCACTTTAGATTATAGAAAATCTAAGCCAATGACTTGGATTGCCAAATGGTTTTATCGACGTTATCCACATTTTGCAGATGCCGTAAATGAGCGTTATGCTATGTATAATCGACAAGTTGAAAATGTGATTAAGCTAGCAGAAAAAGGCGATATTTTTGTTATTCGACCTTCTGTTGATTTGAAAATTAAGCGTATTGAAAAAGATCCCAATAAATTGCAGGCAATGTATGAGTTGGGTATAAAAGATATGCAATTACAGTGGAAAAACTTATTGGACTATTTAAATCGATAA
- a CDS encoding PqiB family protein, which translates to MTEKNSSSMKDQHTEMTATVRKTRRISPFWLLPFIALCIGAILFFQIVKERGTSITITFTNGSGIVADKTQVRYQGLQIGVVKKVNFTDNMQKVEVVANINPEASSILRENTKFWLVQPNVSLAGISGLDSLVSGNYITLQPGDGDREDEFIAEEQGPIAQVSPGDLLIHLISDDLGSISIGASVYFKKLPVGKIYDYRINKDNKVEIDVVIDKAYAQFVKKDSRFWNISGINANISPSGLNLNVESLNAVVQGAVSFDSPADSPKADENSYFTLYTNLKAAKRGIEVNVNIPASAGLVAGQTEVYSQDNPIGILSKISAVENNDEILEGSLLIDPNQASLFKANSKIVLRNKKTDLGNLADPKKFFRGEYFDVIAGDGETKHQFDVIKENELLLNAPNTLVLTLTAPENYGVSEGQNVFYNNMPIGQIVSQKVDVNGVQLKVAIASEYRNLIHENSQFVAAANFDISVGLDGLRFESATPEKWLQGGVRVLAKQGQGKAKVSYPLYQNISNAEHGITGNILTPTITLHTQTLPSIDKGSLVLYRQFEVGKILNINPKTNSFDVEVYIYPAYQHLLTDKSRFWVESAAKIDITPKGISIQATPLARSLKGAISFDNSGSGNNRTLYENESYAKSIGLAITLTADDATNLSKGMSLRYLGLDVGQIDSIQLDAKSKRITAKALINHNYMNMIAKEGSNFTIISPQISAGGIDNLDSLLQPYIDIEIGNGNTKTQFNLAQTAPQHNKFSNGTPFILETRDAMNLSEGSPILYRGVEVGTVKKFELNSLGDRVLVHIAIMPKYSHLVRQNTEFWIASGYDFTLGWKGAAFNTGSVQQLLKGGISFSTPAEKEIQPQAQPNKRFLLQIKRSEEVKTWGSGALPQ; encoded by the coding sequence ATGACAGAGAAAAATAGTTCTTCAATGAAAGATCAACATACAGAAATGACAGCGACAGTACGAAAAACTCGTCGTATTTCTCCATTTTGGTTACTTCCCTTCATTGCATTATGTATTGGAGCAATTTTATTCTTCCAAATTGTTAAGGAACGTGGCACAAGCATCACAATTACCTTCACCAATGGTTCTGGTATCGTTGCGGATAAAACACAAGTTCGCTACCAAGGTTTGCAAATTGGTGTGGTGAAAAAAGTAAATTTCACAGATAACATGCAAAAAGTGGAAGTTGTTGCCAATATCAATCCTGAAGCGTCAAGTATTTTACGTGAAAATACAAAATTCTGGCTTGTTCAACCAAATGTTTCACTTGCAGGCATTTCAGGTTTAGATTCTCTCGTATCAGGCAATTACATCACTCTTCAACCAGGTGATGGCGATCGCGAAGATGAATTTATTGCGGAAGAACAAGGCCCCATTGCCCAAGTTTCTCCTGGAGATTTATTGATTCACTTAATTTCTGATGATTTAGGCTCAATTTCTATCGGTGCATCCGTCTATTTTAAAAAACTACCTGTAGGAAAAATTTACGATTACCGCATTAATAAAGACAATAAAGTAGAAATAGATGTGGTGATTGATAAAGCCTATGCACAGTTTGTGAAAAAAGATTCACGTTTTTGGAACATCAGTGGCATTAACGCTAACATTAGCCCATCTGGCCTAAATTTAAATGTAGAAAGTTTAAATGCGGTTGTACAAGGTGCCGTTTCTTTCGACTCTCCAGCTGACAGCCCAAAGGCAGATGAAAATAGTTATTTCACGCTCTATACCAATTTAAAAGCGGCAAAACGTGGGATTGAGGTCAACGTAAATATCCCCGCATCTGCTGGTCTCGTTGCAGGACAGACCGAAGTTTATTCTCAAGATAATCCTATCGGGATTCTTTCTAAAATAAGTGCGGTTGAAAATAACGATGAAATTTTAGAAGGCAGTTTATTGATAGATCCAAACCAAGCCTCTTTATTTAAAGCGAATAGCAAAATCGTACTTCGCAATAAAAAAACGGATCTTGGTAATTTAGCTGATCCTAAAAAATTCTTTCGTGGCGAATATTTTGATGTCATTGCTGGAGATGGTGAAACTAAGCATCAATTTGATGTCATTAAAGAAAATGAGTTATTACTCAATGCACCTAATACATTAGTTTTAACACTCACCGCACCAGAAAATTATGGTGTAAGTGAAGGTCAAAATGTGTTTTATAACAACATGCCAATCGGACAAATTGTTTCACAAAAAGTGGATGTAAATGGTGTGCAACTTAAGGTGGCGATTGCCTCGGAATATCGCAATTTAATTCACGAAAATAGCCAATTTGTGGCAGCAGCCAACTTTGATATTAGCGTTGGATTAGACGGATTACGTTTTGAATCAGCAACACCAGAAAAATGGTTGCAAGGCGGTGTACGAGTGCTGGCAAAACAAGGTCAGGGAAAAGCTAAAGTAAGTTATCCGCTTTATCAAAATATTAGCAATGCTGAACATGGCATCACAGGAAATATTCTTACGCCAACGATAACCTTACACACCCAAACATTACCAAGCATTGATAAAGGATCTCTCGTACTATATCGTCAATTTGAAGTGGGGAAAATTTTAAATATTAACCCCAAAACTAATAGCTTTGATGTAGAGGTTTATATTTATCCCGCCTATCAACATTTGTTGACAGATAAAAGCCGATTTTGGGTAGAAAGTGCGGCGAAAATTGATATCACACCTAAAGGAATTAGCATTCAAGCGACGCCACTTGCGCGTTCATTAAAAGGGGCTATTAGCTTTGATAATAGTGGTTCGGGCAATAATCGAACACTTTACGAAAATGAAAGTTATGCAAAATCCATCGGGCTTGCCATCACCTTAACGGCAGATGATGCAACCAATCTGAGTAAAGGGATGAGTCTGCGCTATTTGGGTTTAGACGTGGGGCAAATTGACAGTATTCAGCTTGATGCAAAATCTAAACGCATCACTGCAAAAGCATTAATCAACCATAATTATATGAATATGATTGCAAAAGAAGGTTCTAACTTTACGATTATCTCACCACAAATTTCAGCAGGTGGAATAGATAATCTTGATAGCCTATTACAGCCTTATATCGATATTGAAATTGGGAATGGCAACACAAAAACACAATTCAATTTAGCGCAAACAGCACCACAACATAATAAATTTAGTAATGGTACGCCATTTATTTTAGAAACACGTGATGCAATGAATTTAAGTGAAGGTTCACCAATTCTTTATCGAGGCGTAGAAGTGGGGACCGTGAAAAAATTTGAGCTTAACAGTCTTGGTGATCGCGTCTTAGTGCATATCGCAATCATGCCGAAATATAGTCATCTTGTTCGACAAAATACAGAGTTTTGGATTGCATCAGGTTATGACTTCACCTTAGGCTGGAAAGGTGCGGCATTTAATACAGGAAGTGTTCAACAATTGCTAAAAGGTGGTATTTCTTTCTCCACACCAGCAGAAAAAGAAATTCAACCACAGGCGCAGCCAAACAAACGTTTCTTACTTCAGATAAAACGCTCTGAAGAAGTAAAAACTTGGGGAAGCGGCGCGTTACCACAATAA
- a CDS encoding PqiA/YebS family transporter subunit, whose product MQESNLTQKSFQIIKCEECDASVKTPLILNKDEQAECPRCHHHLVTGGRWSVHRCAMAALSILILMPFALGYPLLSLHLLGVKIDASIWEGIWKMSVAGYEYTAFMVFICAVVMPITFAILVIMLWIAKILHIKPRSILLFLGYIKPWVMFDVYLVALGVTMFKVREYATLEINVYLIPFIFTALLTTLLFIKLNLKALWKEFYPENEPAYDANNIELCDACNYTFSENGIHYDKKNNPRCPRCLSPVHISDNIKLQRTWASLIAGIIMLFPANLLPISGIYLTGALSEDTLISGVISFVNMGSYFVAFVVFFASIFVPISKAAILLYLLSCVHFKWRHSIKWQIRLSHIVHFVGRWSMLDLFVLALMMSLVTRGEIINFTVGPGAFYFGAAVFCSMISTSQFDSRLIWKIYDREK is encoded by the coding sequence GTGCAAGAATCAAACCTCACACAAAAATCATTTCAAATTATAAAATGCGAAGAATGTGATGCTAGCGTAAAAACACCTTTAATATTAAATAAAGATGAACAAGCTGAATGTCCACGTTGTCATCACCATTTAGTTACAGGTGGGCGTTGGTCTGTTCATCGTTGCGCAATGGCTGCTTTGTCGATCCTTATTTTGATGCCATTTGCCTTAGGTTATCCCCTATTAAGTCTTCATTTATTAGGTGTAAAAATTGATGCCTCTATTTGGGAAGGTATTTGGAAAATGTCAGTGGCTGGCTATGAATACACTGCCTTTATGGTGTTTATCTGTGCCGTTGTGATGCCAATTACCTTTGCAATTTTAGTCATCATGCTCTGGATTGCAAAAATTTTGCATATTAAACCACGCAGTATTTTGCTTTTTTTAGGTTATATAAAACCTTGGGTTATGTTTGATGTATATTTAGTCGCGCTGGGCGTCACAATGTTCAAAGTACGTGAATATGCAACACTGGAAATCAATGTTTACTTAATTCCCTTTATTTTCACCGCACTTTTGACAACCTTACTTTTTATCAAATTAAACCTTAAAGCATTATGGAAAGAGTTTTATCCCGAAAATGAACCAGCTTATGATGCAAACAACATTGAATTATGTGATGCTTGTAACTATACATTTTCAGAAAATGGTATTCATTACGATAAAAAGAACAACCCACGATGTCCGCGCTGTTTATCGCCTGTTCATATTTCAGATAATATTAAGTTACAACGCACTTGGGCAAGTTTAATTGCTGGGATTATTATGCTTTTCCCAGCAAATTTATTACCCATATCAGGCATTTATTTAACAGGTGCGCTCTCTGAAGATACATTAATATCTGGTGTAATATCTTTTGTTAACATGGGCAGTTATTTTGTTGCTTTCGTGGTATTCTTTGCGAGTATTTTTGTCCCAATCAGTAAAGCAGCAATCTTACTTTACTTACTAAGTTGTGTTCATTTTAAATGGCGACACTCTATAAAATGGCAAATACGTTTATCACATATTGTGCATTTCGTTGGACGCTGGTCGATGCTCGATTTATTTGTATTAGCCTTAATGATGTCTCTAGTAACGCGCGGTGAAATTATTAATTTTACCGTTGGTCCTGGCGCATTTTACTTCGGTGCTGCCGTATTTTGCAGCATGATTTCAACCTCACAATTTGATAGTCGATTAATTTGGAAAATTTATGACAGAGAAAAATAG